TTGCACattgttcttatttttcttgTGAATGATGAGGCTgtattcattcatattcattggtttttggtatgtgtatatccagctgtgtctcattttttttctcaaaaaacatGTAGGATAAAGTCACAAGTCTAATCGAGGTTAATCCAACAATCAGGGCTTTGCTGACCTTGATCGAAATCCGACTCAAATTCAGCGCAATTATCAGTATGTGTGTACCCCGTTGAACCTGATTGCTCTTTTGGAGGGCTGCCTCGCAGCTTCCAGCCACCTGATTGCCCACTTTCTTTTCCCACAGTGGGTAGCGACTCATTATTGCACAGAGGCAGCTGCAGAGATCCAATTGATTGGCTGCGTTGTTGGAGCTGTCCTTATTGCGGGCGTGTAGTCTGACCCTGCCTACTCTACTCTTATCGTCACCGTCCTCTCCTTACAACAAAACCGCAGacgggatcttttttttttttttaccccccatcCCCAGTTTCACCGATGCAGACAGTGATATTCCATGACCTCATTCATACTTAAATAACTTGTCACTTGCAATCATCtccagttttgtgtttgtgtacgtgTCGGTGTTCATTTTATTCAGGGGGAGAGTTCTGTTGAAATTCTTGGTGTGTTTGGTTGAGCCCGTTGGTTCTCTCacttctgtccattttttttcagtcacttTCATTTCATCTTGTCCCAGCTGCTGCCTTTTATGTGAGCCAGACAACGTGGGTCTGCTAGAAACAAGCCAAGGTGTAGCTGACATGTTAACTGCGCGATGAGTTGCGTTCcatctgtttttaatttaattgttaAAGGCGAGATATTAtagaaaattgacttttgaatTGGCTTTGATGCAAATAATTTTCTCTGGAGTGTCTACCGTTTAAGTGTGAATTTACCAAACCTAGTGCATGTTTTGTTCACTGATTATTTCTGAGAATGTCTGTCTGCCAGCCGACATAAATATGCTTTACACTGGATTTCTCTCCCCATGACAGAATCAGATTGGTTGGCCAAAGAACCAGAGccactttgaaaatgtaaaatagccAGTGATGGAAACTCCCTAGCGGTGGTGTTCATTCGCAATCTCATTGTGGAGGGGTGAAACATTCCACTGGTGCCCAGACATACAAGTTACGAGCTGTTACTTGGTCAATTGCGGCATGTTATTAAGACATCAGGGAACGgttttaaattgtcaaaaaaaaaaaaaaaaaaaaaaacatcctttatGGGGCAGCACGTGGCGCAGCTGgaaggcattggcctcacagttctgaggacccaggttcaatctcaGCTGTCCCTTGTGTTGTTTGTCATGCGAGGGGAAAGAATCCAAGCAAGAATGTCCAAGACTGTCAAAAGAGGACAGGGAAGACTCTGATGGGAAGATGCTTCACTCCGCAGGGAGTTGGTGTTTTTACTCATCGACGTAGTGAAACATAACACGAGACGGACCGCGCTCACCCCTCAGATCTGGCATCTGGCCCCATTAGCGCTCCCAGTCTTGTTTGTGTATTTGCCTTTCCTTTGTAATGAtctgaaatgttattttgacaCCGCCAACAGATGGCTTTTGTCCCCATCTGACTCATAACGAGGAAGTCAAGTCAAGTCGATGCGATGAATTTTAAGCCAACCATTGTATCGCTTTCAGGGATGTACCTGTCCGACCTGACCTACGTGGACTCGGCCTACCCATCCACAGGCAGCATCCTGGAGAATGAGCAGCGGTCCAACCTGATGAATAACATTCTCAGAATCATATCGGACCTGCAGAGATCCTGTACTTACGGTGAGATTAGAAACATACCTTTACTGGTAACACAgtgtttaatattgtttttggaaatccaCTGTATCATTCTGAAAGCTCgtttctcatgttgctgtcctcTATAAACGACACTGACATGGGGAATGAGGATGAAGCCAACCTGGCAATTTTCAACCTGGAATGTTTGTGTCTTTTGTCCATGGCACGATTCTTTAGAAACAACTTTGACATGGAATGCTGCCCTTGTGTAAAGCTACATACATTCCAGACCCATCGCCAAGAGGTTTATAATCTGTGAAATAGATGAACCATATTGTTTCAATTTAACTTTTACCCCTCCCAAGCACATTTAAACATATTAAAGTGAACGTCAATACACACAtccacagatttttttccatagtGCCTATTTTCTCTCGCTGTCAAGAAGTGGGCGACTCGTATAACATCACTTGGAGGAAACAAAGACTCTCCAAGTCAGAGAAAAATTTGTTGCTTCAGGATATAAAGttgatttttcaattttccAATTTTGTAACAAAGCCAGGAGACTACCTGTGTGGCGGTATTCTACAATTTTCCCTGTTTTTTCTGTGATGATGTTCTTCCTTCATAAGCAGCCCCACCAGAATGTGGGGGACAGTCAACAcagcagtttcctcccaccctGTTGTTTTAAAGCAGTTGTCCCAACAGATGCTAGCTGGTGTGAAAATTCCTACAGTTCCAGCAGTATCCGCCAGGTCTTGTGTACTGCATACGATCACTATGTAATAGTGGCGCCACTATTCATCCAAGCACCCCTCCTTCAACACCCTATCTTCATGTGTCTTTCAGATATCCCACTGTTGCCTCACATACAGAAGTACCTCAACTCAGTCAGGTACATTGAGGAGCTGCAGAAATTTGTGGAGGATGACAATTACAAGTAAGTGGCTAGTCAGTCGGCAGCACGACATATTCTTTCGGAAACACAAAGCTTATTTTATTGATGTTCTGTTATTCAGGTTGTCACAGAGGATCGAGCCTGGTACCAGCACGCCACGAGCTAATGCCTCCAAAGAGGATCTCGCTGGTGAGCGTccacccaccccacacacacacacacacacacaccacacacacaccactaccaccaccaccaccaccccccacaTCACTCATCACTCAAGCAATGGTTGATCTTGAAGCCACCTggtaacacaaagcaaaaaattgacCGCTACAACTCATAAtttagagaaaagaaaaaaaaaagtcacctagTAAATTAAGCTACTGCTTCACTTGTATACAAACCATTACAAACTACATTTTCCATAATGTGTCCCCTTTTAATTTGGCTTTCTGTTCCTCAGGCCAGGAGGCGTCTGCGTCCCCTCTGTGTGGCCGTAAGTGTTCGGTGGCAGCCGACATTGTCAAAGTTCCAGCTACGCCTCCCTCCCCGAGGAACCTGCTGCCCTACGGACACCGCAAGTGTCACAGTCTGGGCTACAAGTCAGTATTTTCACACATCCGACATGTCTGTTTTGTCAGCTGatactgatttttattttttcatttttttgctgcgTCCTCATAGTTTCATCCACAAGATGAATACGGTGGAGTTCAAGAGTGCCACGTTCCCCAACGCCGGCTCTCGCCACCTGCTGGATGACAGCGTGATGGAGAGCAACAGTCCCACTCGAGGCCAGGCTGAGAGCTCCACATTGTCTAGTGGCATTTCACTTGGTGAGCACTACCAATGGCCAATATGGCTTCTAATAAAATCTAAAGAATGTttacacaaaaatcacattttatgaatattttttcctgTGTAGAAAAAGCAAATGACTGACATTATTCAAAACCAAGTTTTGCTTTTGTGGTATTTTCTTGAGTTCACCTGATACCAAACCAGCACAGATTGCCCCACCCCCAAGCAATAATTTGCATTAACCACCGTccacataaataaatatttgcatatgtgaaaatatgtccttCCTCTTGTACAAATGTCTTGTCAAAACATATGTGCGGTGGGGACCAAGTTCTGCCATGATTGATActttcaaaccccccccccccccccccccccccaagttttATAATAGCCTAtagatgccacaaaatggcactAAAGCTCTAGTAACGcgtttcaacatagttccttgacaccaaaACCAAAATTCCCACAATGGCATAAAAGCAGTTTGATGTTCTGCTAAAAACGTGCCTAAATCTTGATCCTccccaatttaaaaatatattagaatagtCTCGATGTATCACTTCAACAATACCATCATGGCAAACAATGAATTCTTTCCAATAAGGAGTTTGGAATTTTCAGGTTGACCGAGCTTTTGTAATGCAGCTCCTCTGTTTTTAGTCATGTTGTTAATATTCGcagtacacaaaaaaatcattagtcACACATTCATTTGATTTAATCATAAACCTCTCTCCCGACCATTGTAAGCACCTGTTCGGCTACTTTGAGCCTTgtgatttgtacaattttttttttctctcatttttcaatTCAACGTAGGGAGCAGTGAAGGGTCAGAACTCAGCGAGGAAGTGTCGTGGCCGGCTTTCGAGAGGTAAAGACCTTATGATAATAGTCCTCGTCCATgtcagcaccattttttttccattgcaacCATGATCAAGATGATGAGTATCTTCATCCTTGTCATATACATTACTCAATTCATCCTGCTTTTCCGAGGCCGGCACACCTCCCCGCCTACAATGCTCCTGAGGTTTTAAGACATAAGAATGTCTTGAAATCATGTCAGTTCCCCCACGTAGTTGCTATTTGACTCCAAGCCGGATTGAAAATGACCATCCaccgaaaagaagaagaaaaaataaaagccctGTTCAATTCTCTCACCCCATATTACCCATCCGTCTTTGCACTATAAAGGGAaaacaagaattttttttttttttttttttaaagtgtgttcCGTGCCGCCTACCCTGTCCTATCTTATCCTATTCTGAACAGGACTCGGTTCTATCACTCTCTGGGCCCAGTGACCCGCGTGGCCCGCATCCCCTACCGAGGAGTCCTGAGGCCCAGCAGGTATACACACCCCGACCAGAATACCGAACCCACCCACTTCAACCCGAACCTCTCTTATGTCCTCACCTGGTGCCCCTATTTCAGTGCCTTCCAGGGGAAGCCGCTTTGAGCTCATtacaactttgtgtgtgtgtgtgtgtgtgtgtgtgtgtgtgtcctttctttctctctggTGTGTTGGGGTGATAAATCAGGCGAAGGAGGGGAAAGTGATTCTTGGTCTATAATCTGCCTTTTGCTTTCCCCTTTGCATGTTATCCAGAGACACAGTCAGGCACAAGTGAACCAAATGTATATGTGCAGTATGATTACATTGTGCGGCACTAGTATTGACATACTACAattttgacatccatccattttcttagctggttatcctcgCCAGGGTAATGGGGGtgctggatcttatcccagctattatcTGGCAAGaagcagggttcaccctgacctggccaatcgcagggcacatcgggacaaacagccgcactcacaatcacacctcggagcaatttaaagtctctaattaatgcacgtttttgggatgtgggaggaaactggagtacccggtgaaaacccacgcaggcacggggagaacatgcaaatcccacACAGATGGGGCTAAGATTTGAAACCCGTTACTCAGAACCGTaaagccaacgctctaaccacttaCTTCACTGTGCTGCTCGATTTTGACATTCACACTGTAAATTAAGGATGCCCCAGTATTTTTGATTAACTCACAGTTTCAGGGGAAAAATAATTGAGGACAAAGGATTAGTTTATTACTTTTTACTGAAAATACGAGCTTTTTTGTCTTGTAttcgattatttttttgtcattactttTTTCTCATAAGATTATCACTTTCTACCCCCTAATTTGAAGTTTGACTGAAtatacaatttcattttcataagaAATATGCCTTTTTAGCTTTTAAAAAAGGTTTCCTTAAATTGGTATCAAATGTGAAAGGAGGTCACTTGCAGAAggacaaacagccaatcacacaaTACAAATTAAGAAGGAGCTGCTGTTGCCACAGCTCACATCAGTGTTCACACGCAGAGTAATTAGCCAACACGATGCCAGCTCCGACATCACTGACtgggccacaccccttaaaggcatACATCTTGCACACAAATTCTATAGTACATGGAAGAATTGCGTATTATAAAAACTTATTTATTTCATGCAAAACAGcaatttttcctttaaaaaaaattgtttcatttaattCAAAGAGGAATTCTTTTGaagtaaatgtaattttgtaaCGAGCTTTTTGAGTAAAGAAATTAAACTCTGAAGTTGGTTTTCATTATAGAAAAgattgggacttttttttcttcttggaaaTCAAAATTTtgatcaaaaatatttgtaacagatttaatataaaaagtactttctaatatttttttaaattcaatgacTTAACTCCTGTGATCTTAAACAAGCCTTTATTTAGATTATACAACTTTATGCTCTTAAATTTAAAGCAAGCCTttatttgtaataatccattttttttaacatttgttacTAATATCTATTTACATTGGTGTCCTAACTGCAAACCTATTCTAACACAGTTGACAGATCATAATTACCGTGCATATTTCATGGAAACACTTCAATAAAGCTCTCAGCATACTTTCAAGTTGGCTTCACAGATTGTGTCTCCTCACTACTTAGCTATTCTCCACTTGTTGCCACGGCGCATGTTGTCATGCCTGttttttatctattttgttGAAAGGTTTGTCGTCCACATCTCTGCTGACGTCATGTCTTGTGTCCCCTGATTTTGTAGCTCGGCGGAGTCCGAGGAGCTTGCGGTTCACTTGTATCCCGGAGCGGTGACGGTGCAGGGGGTGCTGAGGCGGAAAACCGTACTCAAGGAGGGCAAGAAACCAACGGTGAGAACGTGAGGAACGCACGGCTTACTCTGATTCATGATTTTGACTTCCTGGtcattgtttttcttgtgaGATGTAAAACCCTTTGAGATTATCCAAACAAAATCTGGAGCTGTCTGGCTGTTTACAATCTGGCTCCCTGTAGCATGGCTGATTCATGAGATGGACAAAGCACAGCAACAAAATCTCCATTGTTAATCCAGCCAACGCACATCAggaatattaattaatataacTTCCATTTCTCCCTTGCACGACTTCTTGTGCGTGTGAAATGTGCCTGCTGTCCTCAGTGATCTTATTTGGAAGTAACTGCACCCCAATGAACCCCCTTCAAAATTACGCGCCAATGTTTAGTCTGCTTTATATTGAGAATTCTTAAATGATACTTTTTGAgggtttttacattttacaggcAAGTCCGGATTTAGATTTGCATGCCTCTAGTGTGGTACCACGTTATGCCACAAGATGCAAAGCAGCAGTGAGGTCTAGAGAGATGCAGCCTAATTAACAGAAAAAAGCagaggcagagaaggtccccaacGAACTCCAGTAATAGTCGTTGTTCCTACAGAGTAGAGAGCATATATCCCCGAGTTTTGTTGTATGCGCTATTTGTATGGGTTGCTGCTCCATGTGTAATTGTGTGTTAGTTATTTGAGTGTTTATAATTACTGTCACATCTATTCTAATTTCTGTATGCACGTCAATGGGATTTTGCTTTTTATGTCCGCACTAAGATATCTCAATTTTCATTGGACAAAATTATAGGGTTTGGTTGGGGTTAATTGTGACGTGTATGTTTAATTCTCCTTTTCCAGTTTTGAAATCAACATCAAGTGGAAGTGAAAAACATCTTGTAGCAAGCACACTTCTGCCTCTTGTTTTTGAGGACTGTGCGAGcaagtcatcatttttttcccaacttgaCATGTTAGACTGTCTTATTGATTGACTGAAAGGTGGTGCTAacaaatagtttgttttttaatgatgtcTTAAGTATGGATTATTAGGTTTAAATGTGCTGGAACggcaaaactatttttaaaaaaaaaaaaaaagcttttcactGATCATCGCAGTTGGGTCTGTAATGTATTCTCCACGATAAACGCGGTGTTCCACTGTATTGTGAATAATATAACTTCTAGAACATTTGtcttaattatttttgtgtgcCTGCAGGTGGCGTCCTGGACCAAATACTGGGTGGCTCTTTGCAGTACCCATCTTTACTACTATCCCGTCAAATCCCTGAAGGCTACAGAGAGAAAACAtgtaagacacacacacattttcaagcATATTCCTGTCCTGCGTGTTGATGAGAGACTGCATGTTTTCCAACACTTGTTTGCCGGTGCAGGTGATATCtattaaatgtttattgaacAATGTAAGAACGTCTCTCATGATCTTCGTctgacgcacgcacacacaatgcgCTTTATGTACAAGCATCAGCAGTTTTGTCGGACATCTGATAGCCATTATTTACGTTTGTGGTACACAATGATGTCAAGGAGGAACCATTCCTCTTGGTGTGCGGCAGAAGGGGGGGAAACAATGATCGGCCTGATGATGATTGATTTTATTTGGTTTGAAGACTGCCTGATTGCACAGTTAACTTAAGTCTAGGTACGCACACATtgatacattttcagaaaacaatTATCAATATCTTTGCCTGTATTACAGACCAAACCAGTATCCAGtttatcattcattttctacattgTCAATTTGCAATAATGTCCTGTTTCTAAATTAAGGGAGTGAATCTTTTTTTATCTGAATCATTGGAAAAACAACAGATTAATCACTATCATCGTTATCAACATAATCGTTAATTCTAGTACGATGTGTTGGTCATCTCTAGTACATAACATACTGTAAGAGCAGTTAAGTGTGGTACACACAATTATTTTTAACATCctaactgactttttttttccaacacaatACTCACAAATGACAGGGtaaaagatttgtaactgtaaatattattattaaaatagttTTCCGAGCAGATCAGCGGGGGGAAATCACTCTTAACGGAGTGTACACAAATCTCACTGGATAATCTTTCAGCGACATCTGATAATCTAGCCTTTGCGGTTTGATTGCAAGTGAcgcaaaatgcacaaatttggccAGAACATCGGTATGCGTGTACCCCACATAAGTGTGTGTTTGGACTCTGTTGAATGTTGTACAACGGAGGAAATTGCTGCACAAAGCCCCTTCCCTTATTCACATTGACAGCAATGTGAAGTGAAACTGCGCAGGAGCCAGGCTGCGTGCGTGTGCGGACAGATGGTAGCACTCATTGACTAATGAGAGCAATGGCATCATTCCCATCCTGCGTGTCACTCACGGGCTAATGACAACCTTCTGTCGGATACGCACACACGTACGTTAACATTGTTTCCCGGTTTCGTCCTGACAgttcaagtcaaagtccaatAAGAGCGTGTGCGTGGTGGGTCTGATGGCCATGATGGCGGACGATCCCGAGCATCCGGATGTCTTCATGCTCACCGACTCGGAGCACGGTGAGTCACACGCCCGCGCGAGCACACATCAAGCAGGGGTCGGCGAACTTTGGTGCTTGAGGGTTTTGATTTGTAAAACTGATGAAACAGCTGGAGTTTGGGCAACTAAttagagtgttggtctcacagttctgaggaccggggttcaaatcccgaccccgcctttgtggagtttgcat
Above is a genomic segment from Syngnathoides biaculeatus isolate LvHL_M chromosome 7, ASM1980259v1, whole genome shotgun sequence containing:
- the ralgps2 gene encoding ras-specific guanine nucleotide-releasing factor RalGPS2 isoform X1 encodes the protein MMDFPNGQSCLAPTAATVSERSSSSESLSDKGSSELKKSFDAVVFDVLKVTPEEYAGQITLMDAPVFKAIQPEELSSCGWNKKEKHSSAPNVVAFTRRFNQTSFWVVREILHAQTLKIRAEVLSLYIRTAKKLCEMNNLHAVMAVVSGLQSAPIFRLTKTWALLSRKDKATFDRLDFLMSKEDNYKRLRDYISSQSMVSCIPYLGMYLSDLTYVDSAYPSTGSILENEQRSNLMNNILRIISDLQRSCTYDIPLLPHIQKYLNSVRYIEELQKFVEDDNYKLSQRIEPGTSTPRANASKEDLAGQEASASPLCGRKCSVAADIVKVPATPPSPRNLLPYGHRKCHSLGYNFIHKMNTVEFKSATFPNAGSRHLLDDSVMESNSPTRGQAESSTLSSGISLGSSEGSELSEEVSWPAFERTRFYHSLGPVTRVARIPYRGVLRPSSSAESEELAVHLYPGAVTVQGVLRRKTVLKEGKKPTVASWTKYWVALCSTHLYYYPVKSLKATERKHFKSKSNKSVCVVGLMAMMADDPEHPDVFMLTDSEHGNTYKYQAGNRMNALLWFKHLSAACQSNRQQVPANLMSFE
- the ralgps2 gene encoding ras-specific guanine nucleotide-releasing factor RalGPS2 isoform X2; translated protein: MMDFPNGQSCLAPTAATVSERSSSSESLSDKGSSELKKSFDAVVFDVLKVTPEEYAGQITLMDAPVFKAIQPEELSSCGWNKKEKHSSAPNVVAFTRRFNQTSFWVVREILHAQTLKIRAEVLSLYIRTAKKLCEMNNLHAVMAVVSGLQSAPIFRLTKTWALLSRKDKATFDRLDFLMSKEDNYKRLRDYISSQSMVSCIPYLGMYLSDLTYVDSAYPSTGSILENEQRSNLMNNILRIISDLQRSCTYDIPLLPHIQKYLNSVRYIEELQKFVEDDNYKLSQRIEPGTSTPRANASKEDLAGQEASASPLCGRKCSVAADIVKVPATPPSPRNLLPYGHRKCHSLGYNFIHKMNTVEFKSATFPNAGSRHLLDDSVMESNSPTRGQAESSTLSSGISLGSSEGSELSEEVSWPAFESSAESEELAVHLYPGAVTVQGVLRRKTVLKEGKKPTVASWTKYWVALCSTHLYYYPVKSLKATERKHFKSKSNKSVCVVGLMAMMADDPEHPDVFMLTDSEHGNTYKYQAGNRMNALLWFKHLSAACQSNRQQVPANLMSFE